A genomic region of Megalobrama amblycephala isolate DHTTF-2021 linkage group LG6, ASM1881202v1, whole genome shotgun sequence contains the following coding sequences:
- the LOC125269474 gene encoding membrane-spanning 4-domains subfamily A member 4A-like isoform X2, with protein sequence METSRIISNDKATVVIQVNPQAAQNAVICDDGQEARGAHHNTALEGFFKAQPKALGTVQIMIGVMIFLLGIVLNINVYHFGTLYVYSGITYWGSFIYISAGSLSVAAQNKLHPCVVKASLGMNVISAITSAIAVLLMGIQIRIDSMGYPSCYYSYSYSENDICIYFERYGWGIIGIMMVLSILQFIISICISGFACKATCNRDSTVVNVALNQRY encoded by the exons ATGGAAACCAGCAGGATCATCTCAAATGACAAAGCAACGGTGGTCATCCAAGTAAATCCACAGGCGGCACAAAATGCTGTTATTTGTGATGATGGACAGGAGGCCAGAGGAGCACATCACAATACGGCTCTTGAGGGATTTTTTAAAGCACAACCAAAGGCactgggg ACTGTCCAGATAATGATCGGAGTGATGATCTTCCTACTTGGTATTGTACTCAACATAAATGTCTACCATTTCGGGACTCTTTATGTCTATAGTGGAATAACGTACTGGGGATCTTTCATT TACATCAGCGCTGGATCTCTGTCTGTTGCTGCGCAGAATAAACTTCATCCCTGTGTG GTGAAAGCCTCTCTTGGAATGAATGTGATCAGTGCCATAACTTCAGCGATAGCCGTTCTTCTGATGGGCATACAGATAAGAATCGATTCAATGGGATATCCAAGTTGCTACTATTCATATAGTTACTCTGAAAATGACATCTGTATATATTTTGAG AGATATGGTTGGGGGATCATTGGAATAATGATGGTGTTATCCATCCTTCAGTTCATCATCTCCATCTGTATCTCAGGCTTTGCCTGCAAAGCCACCTGCAACAGAGACTCTACAGTGGTCAATGTGGCACTAAACCAG CGATACTGA
- the LOC125269474 gene encoding membrane-spanning 4-domains subfamily A member 4A-like isoform X1: METSRIISNDKATVVIQVNPQAAQNAVICDDGQEARGAHHNTALEGFFKAQPKALGTVQIMIGVMIFLLGIVLNINVYHFGTLYVYSGITYWGSFIYISAGSLSVAAQNKLHPCVVKASLGMNVISAITSAIAVLLMGIQIRIDSMGYPSCYYSYSYSENDICIYFERYGWGIIGIMMVLSILQFIISICISGFACKATCNRDSTVVNVALNQVMI, from the exons ATGGAAACCAGCAGGATCATCTCAAATGACAAAGCAACGGTGGTCATCCAAGTAAATCCACAGGCGGCACAAAATGCTGTTATTTGTGATGATGGACAGGAGGCCAGAGGAGCACATCACAATACGGCTCTTGAGGGATTTTTTAAAGCACAACCAAAGGCactgggg ACTGTCCAGATAATGATCGGAGTGATGATCTTCCTACTTGGTATTGTACTCAACATAAATGTCTACCATTTCGGGACTCTTTATGTCTATAGTGGAATAACGTACTGGGGATCTTTCATT TACATCAGCGCTGGATCTCTGTCTGTTGCTGCGCAGAATAAACTTCATCCCTGTGTG GTGAAAGCCTCTCTTGGAATGAATGTGATCAGTGCCATAACTTCAGCGATAGCCGTTCTTCTGATGGGCATACAGATAAGAATCGATTCAATGGGATATCCAAGTTGCTACTATTCATATAGTTACTCTGAAAATGACATCTGTATATATTTTGAG AGATATGGTTGGGGGATCATTGGAATAATGATGGTGTTATCCATCCTTCAGTTCATCATCTCCATCTGTATCTCAGGCTTTGCCTGCAAAGCCACCTGCAACAGAGACTCTACAGTGGTCAATGTGGCACTAAACCAGGTAATGATTTAG